Proteins from a genomic interval of Actinoalloteichus hymeniacidonis:
- the hemW gene encoding radical SAM family heme chaperone HemW, with product MPSSLPDGEPMPEDGALPAHALDGLGRRPFGFYVHVPFCATRCGYCDFNTYTAGELGSGAGHDSWADGVRRELELAAKVLPEAPRVDTVFVGGGTPSLVGAEALGAVLAGIDEVFGLADGAEVTTEANPESTSPEFFAGLRAAGFTRVSLGMQSAASNVLAVLDRTHTPGRAAAAAAEAASAGFDHVNLDLIYGTPGETDADLRASLEAVVAAGVDHVSAYSLIVEDGTALARRVRSGELPAPDEDVLAARYEMIDDALSAAGFDWYEVSNWAARSGGEASWCRHNIGYWTGGDWWGLGPGAHSHVGGVRWWNVKHPARYNAVLAEGRSPGAGREILDESARRVERVLLEIRLVGGLSTELLDEAGLLAAARAADDGLLVAASLAAGRCVLTRRGRLLADGLVHRLLG from the coding sequence CACTTCCCGATGGCGAGCCGATGCCCGAGGACGGCGCGTTGCCCGCGCACGCCCTCGACGGCCTCGGTCGTCGACCCTTCGGGTTCTACGTGCACGTTCCCTTCTGCGCGACGCGGTGCGGATACTGCGATTTCAACACCTACACCGCCGGTGAACTGGGTTCCGGTGCGGGCCACGACTCCTGGGCGGACGGGGTACGTCGCGAACTGGAGCTGGCCGCGAAGGTGCTGCCCGAGGCGCCCCGGGTCGACACCGTCTTCGTCGGTGGTGGCACGCCCTCGCTGGTGGGCGCCGAGGCCCTCGGGGCGGTACTCGCCGGGATCGACGAGGTGTTCGGCCTGGCCGACGGCGCCGAGGTGACCACCGAGGCCAACCCCGAATCGACCTCGCCGGAGTTCTTCGCGGGCCTGCGCGCCGCCGGCTTCACCAGGGTCTCCCTGGGGATGCAGTCCGCCGCCTCGAACGTGCTGGCCGTGCTGGACCGGACCCACACCCCCGGCCGTGCCGCTGCGGCGGCCGCCGAGGCCGCCTCGGCGGGCTTCGACCACGTCAACCTCGACCTGATCTACGGCACTCCCGGCGAGACCGACGCGGATCTGCGTGCCTCGCTGGAGGCCGTGGTCGCCGCAGGCGTCGACCACGTCTCGGCGTACTCGTTGATCGTCGAGGACGGCACCGCGTTGGCCAGGCGCGTCCGGTCCGGGGAACTGCCCGCGCCCGACGAGGACGTCCTGGCCGCGAGGTACGAGATGATCGACGACGCGCTCTCGGCGGCGGGTTTCGACTGGTACGAGGTGTCGAACTGGGCGGCCAGGTCGGGCGGCGAGGCGTCCTGGTGCAGGCACAACATCGGTTACTGGACCGGCGGGGACTGGTGGGGCCTCGGACCGGGGGCACACAGCCATGTCGGTGGGGTCCGCTGGTGGAACGTGAAGCATCCGGCCCGATACAACGCCGTCCTCGCCGAGGGCCGCAGCCCCGGCGCGGGTCGGGAGATCCTCGACGAATCGGCTCGCCGGGTGGAGCGCGTCCTGTTGGAGATCCGCTTGGTCGGCGGCTTGTCGACCGAGCTGCTCGACGAGGCGGGCCTGCTGGCGGCCGCGCGGGCCGCCGACGATGGGCTGTTGGTGGCCGCGTCATTGGCCGCCGGGCGCTGTGTCCTCACCAGGCGGGGACGACTGCTGGCCGACGGACTCGTTCATCGACTGCTGGGCTGA